One Alphaproteobacteria bacterium DNA window includes the following coding sequences:
- a CDS encoding cytochrome c-type biogenesis protein translates to MNKWAIAFVFLLISAMPCLAIEAGEQLKDAALEKRAMQLGQQLRCVVCQSESINDSPAGLAKDLRTLVRAKLQDGMTDAQILDFIHARYGDYVLLSPPVNDATVALWIAPWAFLGVGFALFALFVLNNRGWTKD, encoded by the coding sequence ATGAACAAATGGGCAATCGCTTTTGTCTTTTTGCTGATATCTGCCATGCCGTGCTTGGCGATCGAGGCGGGGGAGCAGTTAAAAGATGCGGCGCTGGAAAAACGCGCCATGCAATTAGGGCAACAGTTACGTTGTGTGGTGTGCCAGTCGGAATCCATCAATGATAGCCCGGCAGGGCTTGCCAAGGATTTACGTACATTAGTGCGCGCCAAGCTGCAGGATGGCATGACCGATGCCCAAATTTTAGACTTTATCCATGCACGATACGGGGATTATGTGTTGCTTAGCCCCCCTGTGAACGATGCCACAGTTGCACTATGGATTGCGCCATGGGCATTTTTGGGGGTGGGTTTTGCCCTGTTTGCGTTGTTTGTATTGAATAATCGCGGCTGGACCAAAGATTAA
- a CDS encoding dienelactone hydrolase family protein codes for MKLNDYRIIPAEKPQQIVVLLHGVGADGKDLLDLGHRWQNLLPACVFVSPDAPHRYDMAPFGRQWFSLKDRTPQVMAADMITNRPIVNDYIDKLLAEFSLPSNKLALVGFSQGTMVSLDVGPRREDGLAGILGYSGSLLSHKSLHAEIRSRPPICLVSGLMDDIVSPDYSKKAQEMLQAEAIPCELHLQPNLGHSIDESGIRIGAAFLQRIFA; via the coding sequence ATGAAGCTGAATGATTACCGCATTATCCCTGCCGAAAAACCACAACAGATTGTTGTGCTGCTTCACGGCGTGGGCGCCGATGGCAAAGACCTGCTGGACTTAGGCCATCGTTGGCAAAACCTTTTGCCTGCCTGCGTGTTTGTCTCGCCCGATGCACCGCACCGCTATGATATGGCACCCTTTGGTCGCCAATGGTTTTCGCTTAAAGACCGCACGCCGCAAGTCATGGCGGCGGATATGATTACCAATCGGCCCATCGTCAATGACTACATAGATAAATTGCTGGCGGAATTTTCACTGCCGTCCAACAAACTAGCCCTGGTTGGTTTTTCGCAAGGCACGATGGTCAGCCTTGATGTTGGCCCGCGCCGCGAAGATGGGCTTGCAGGTATTCTTGGATATTCGGGTTCATTGCTCAGCCACAAATCTCTGCATGCGGAGATTAGAAGCCGCCCGCCCATTTGTCTGGTCAGCGGGTTGATGGATGATATTGTCTCGCCCGACTATTCAAAAAAGGCGCAGGAAATGCTGCAAGCCGAAGCGATACCATGCGAATTGCATTTGCAACCCAATCTGGGCCACAGTATTGATGAAAGCGGAATTCGTATTGGCGCAGCATTTCTGCAACGTATTTTTGCTTAA
- a CDS encoding glutathione S-transferase family protein, whose translation MYTLYHHPLSPFSRKIRLLLAEKDMAFTPVIEKPWERRAEFMALSPTGEVPLLVIKDGFTLSDTHAICEYLEEVKDRPNMLGDTLEEKAKVRSLSGFFDRVFYADVGVTLLGEKALKRLQSLGTPDALTIRKGYTALDEHMKYINWLAGQNNWLAGDELSLADISAAAHLSVIDYLGDIMWDKYDDAHIWYARIKSRPSFRPLLADHIPGLPPPPNYANLDF comes from the coding sequence ATGTACACCCTTTACCACCATCCCCTATCGCCGTTCAGCCGGAAAATCCGGCTGTTGCTGGCTGAAAAAGATATGGCGTTTACACCGGTGATTGAAAAACCGTGGGAACGCCGCGCGGAATTCATGGCGCTTTCACCCACGGGTGAAGTACCGCTATTGGTCATCAAGGATGGTTTCACCCTTTCCGATACGCATGCCATTTGCGAATATCTGGAGGAGGTGAAAGACCGCCCGAACATGCTCGGCGATACCTTGGAAGAAAAAGCCAAGGTGCGCAGCTTAAGCGGTTTTTTTGACCGCGTCTTTTATGCCGATGTGGGCGTGACGCTGCTGGGCGAAAAAGCCTTGAAGCGTTTGCAAAGTTTGGGAACGCCCGATGCGCTCACCATCCGCAAGGGCTATACCGCGCTCGATGAACATATGAAATACATCAACTGGCTGGCGGGGCAAAATAACTGGCTGGCGGGCGATGAATTATCACTGGCTGATATCAGCGCAGCGGCACATTTATCGGTCATTGATTATCTGGGCGATATTATGTGGGATAAATACGATGATGCGCATATCTGGTATGCGCGCATTAAATCACGGCCATCCTTTCGCCCACTTCTTGCTGATCATATCCCTGGTCTGCCACCGCCGCCCAATTACGCTAATCTGGATTTTTAA
- a CDS encoding DsbE family thiol:disulfide interchange protein, producing MMRKWWLLLVPVLVFAGFVWLAIAGLTQDKNGQPLVSSAGKAVPEMKLPILNSRKLLTDHELKGKKVLVNFFASWCVPCIAEHEFLKAVQLAIPLPIIGIVYKDKDAAIKKYLKEHGNPFQTVALDREGRAAIDWGVTGVPETFLVGADGVIISHVSGPLSIPVWDKYFKPHLTEFLGKDNRGKDNR from the coding sequence ATGATGCGGAAATGGTGGTTACTGCTGGTTCCCGTATTGGTTTTTGCGGGTTTTGTCTGGTTGGCCATCGCGGGCTTAACCCAAGACAAGAACGGCCAGCCGCTGGTTTCATCGGCGGGTAAGGCTGTGCCGGAAATGAAATTGCCGATATTAAACAGCCGCAAGCTGCTTACCGACCACGAGTTGAAGGGTAAAAAAGTACTGGTGAACTTTTTTGCAAGCTGGTGTGTGCCATGCATTGCCGAACATGAATTTTTAAAAGCGGTGCAACTTGCTATTCCGCTGCCGATTATTGGCATCGTCTATAAGGATAAAGATGCGGCAATCAAAAAATATCTCAAGGAACATGGCAATCCGTTCCAGACCGTGGCGCTTGATCGTGAAGGACGCGCTGCAATTGATTGGGGCGTGACAGGTGTGCCGGAAACATTTCTGGTTGGCGCAGACGGCGTGATTATCAGCCATGTGTCAGGGCCGCTTAGCATTCCCGTATGGGATAAATATTTTAAACCTCATTTAACCGAATTCCTTGGCAAGGATAACAGAGGCAAGGATAACAGATGA
- the rsmD gene encoding 16S rRNA (guanine(966)-N(2))-methyltransferase RsmD, with protein MRIISGNFRNRTLETPADETIRPTSDKTRGAIFNILEHRNWPAHPLLPECHVADVFCGTGALGLEALSRGVKHVHFIDNARESIQLTKANIAKFKCAEQCTLITSDAHKIELKRPQFDLVMLDPPYGKNLGEKALLHFEKQGLLKTHTVIMLETKKDEAVTLPPSFEMVDERSYGIAMVRFYLYGTKA; from the coding sequence ATGCGCATTATTTCCGGAAATTTTCGTAATCGAACATTAGAAACCCCCGCTGATGAAACCATCCGGCCCACATCCGATAAAACACGCGGCGCGATATTTAATATTCTGGAACACCGCAACTGGCCTGCACATCCCTTGCTTCCTGAATGCCATGTGGCCGATGTGTTTTGCGGCACCGGCGCCTTGGGGCTGGAGGCATTATCGCGCGGCGTGAAACATGTGCATTTCATCGACAACGCCCGTGAATCCATTCAGCTTACCAAAGCCAATATCGCCAAATTCAAATGCGCGGAGCAATGCACGCTCATCACCAGCGATGCGCACAAAATTGAACTCAAGCGCCCGCAATTCGATTTGGTGATGCTTGACCCGCCTTATGGAAAAAACCTGGGTGAAAAAGCGCTCCTGCATTTTGAAAAACAGGGATTGTTGAAAACCCACACCGTCATCATGCTGGAAACAAAAAAGGACGAAGCGGTCACCCTTCCCCCATCATTTGAAATGGTGGATGAACGCAGCTATGGTATTGCGATGGTTCGTTTTTATCTTTACGGAACAAAAGCATGA
- a CDS encoding nucleoside deaminase, translating to MSDKQNSFMPQSFMQLAFNEARAAEARGEVPIGAVVVDAGGHVIAAASNRVEELKDPTAHAEMLALRQAAAKLDAPRLVDCDLYVTLEPCTMCAAAISFARVRRLYFAAYDAKGGAVDHGAKFFTQATCHHAPDVYGGIMESEGRDILQQFFKTLR from the coding sequence ATGAGCGATAAACAAAATTCCTTCATGCCCCAATCTTTCATGCAGCTTGCATTTAATGAAGCACGCGCGGCTGAGGCGCGCGGCGAAGTGCCCATTGGCGCGGTGGTGGTTGATGCGGGGGGCCATGTGATTGCGGCGGCCAGCAACCGCGTTGAAGAATTAAAAGACCCAACCGCCCATGCCGAGATGCTGGCGCTGCGCCAAGCGGCTGCCAAGCTTGATGCACCGCGCCTTGTGGACTGCGATTTATACGTAACGCTGGAGCCATGCACCATGTGCGCCGCCGCCATCAGTTTTGCGCGGGTGCGACGATTATATTTTGCGGCCTATGACGCAAAAGGCGGTGCGGTTGACCATGGCGCAAAGTTTTTTACGCAAGCGACATGTCACCATGCGCCGGATGTCTATGGCGGAATTATGGAAAGCGAAGGGCGCGACATATTGCAGCAGTTTTTCAAAACCTTGCGATAA
- a CDS encoding class I SAM-dependent methyltransferase: protein MTHTPNCKLCNAPSVFFESCDFHNQAKIHLGYYQMPMPPHGLMVDYYRCTGCGFLFTTLMDDWHTNGMFAQMIYNKDYPRIDGSYNGQRAGKICNLFYLAFFDAFKELEFLDYGGGIGLQSALVGAFGAKRSLTFDPFAQGVKRPDGFFNVVSAVEVLEHATNPLAMIEDVVRFTNPDDGLIFITTECLPDDIEQQKTKWWYVDPRVGHVSLYPKAMLKKIFASHGYQMSHILNHTHIAYKKWPKWADLLMSERDRNLP from the coding sequence ATGACGCACACGCCGAACTGCAAACTCTGTAACGCACCCAGCGTCTTTTTCGAAAGCTGTGATTTTCACAATCAGGCAAAAATCCATCTGGGTTATTACCAGATGCCCATGCCGCCCCACGGGCTGATGGTCGATTATTACCGCTGCACCGGTTGCGGCTTTTTATTCACGACCCTGATGGATGACTGGCACACCAACGGCATGTTTGCGCAGATGATTTATAACAAGGATTATCCGCGCATCGATGGGTCCTATAACGGCCAGCGCGCAGGGAAAATCTGCAACCTCTTTTATCTCGCCTTCTTTGATGCGTTCAAGGAACTGGAATTTCTTGATTACGGCGGCGGCATTGGCCTCCAATCCGCGCTTGTGGGCGCATTTGGCGCAAAGCGTTCGCTTACCTTTGATCCCTTCGCGCAGGGCGTGAAACGTCCCGATGGGTTTTTCAACGTGGTAAGCGCTGTGGAGGTTTTGGAACACGCAACCAATCCATTGGCGATGATTGAAGATGTGGTGCGCTTCACCAACCCCGATGATGGTCTTATTTTCATTACCACCGAATGTTTGCCGGATGATATTGAGCAGCAAAAAACCAAATGGTGGTATGTTGACCCGCGCGTCGGGCATGTATCGCTTTATCCAAAAGCTATGCTCAAGAAAATTTTTGCATCACACGGCTATCAAATGTCGCACATCTTGAACCACACGCATATCGCATATAAAAAATGGCCGAAATGGGCAGATTTGCTGATGTCAGAGCGCGATAGAAATCTGCCTTAA
- a CDS encoding pseudouridine synthase: MKTKETKTARAVVPSPDGTERMADKNTSRQTTFKGERLAKVLARAGLCSRRDAERWIEAGRVSVDGKKITSPALNVEDHQKIIVDGKPLPRKDVARLWRYYKPVGLITTAKDPQGRPTVFEYLPDELPRVVSVGRLDLNSEGLLLLTNDGELARYLEKPSEGWSRCYRVRVRVGRNGIDEEELKSLEAGITVEGVKYGSIKAELDTTKGSNAWVTMELKEGKNREIRKIMEHLGYEVNRLLRVSFGPFQLGRLEKNEVEEIPQRVLKDHLAAFFKPKK, from the coding sequence ATGAAAACGAAAGAAACAAAAACCGCCCGAGCGGTTGTTCCATCGCCAGATGGAACAGAGCGAATGGCGGATAAAAATACATCGCGCCAAACAACATTTAAGGGCGAGCGGTTAGCAAAAGTTTTGGCGCGGGCAGGTTTATGCTCACGCCGCGATGCCGAACGCTGGATTGAAGCAGGGCGCGTCAGTGTGGATGGCAAAAAAATTACCAGTCCCGCCCTTAATGTTGAAGACCATCAGAAAATTATTGTCGATGGCAAACCCTTACCGCGCAAAGATGTTGCGCGCTTGTGGCGTTATTACAAACCTGTTGGTCTCATCACCACTGCAAAGGATCCGCAAGGCCGCCCCACCGTATTCGAATATCTGCCCGATGAATTGCCGCGCGTGGTCAGCGTAGGCCGTCTCGATTTAAACAGTGAAGGGCTACTGTTGCTGACCAATGACGGGGAGCTTGCGCGGTATCTGGAAAAACCATCCGAAGGATGGTCGCGCTGTTACCGCGTGCGTGTGCGTGTTGGCCGCAACGGCATTGATGAGGAAGAACTAAAATCCTTGGAAGCTGGCATCACTGTTGAAGGCGTGAAATATGGCTCCATCAAAGCAGAGCTCGATACCACCAAAGGTTCGAACGCATGGGTCACCATGGAATTGAAGGAAGGTAAGAACCGCGAAATCCGCAAAATCATGGAACATCTGGGGTATGAAGTGAACCGCTTGCTGCGTGTTTCCTTTGGGCCATTCCAGTTGGGAAGATTAGAAAAAAACGAAGTGGAAGAAATTCCCCAGCGCGTGCTCAAAGACCATTTGGCTGCTTTCTTTAAACCGAAAAAATAA
- a CDS encoding disulfide bond formation protein B has product MNFVALFHPRCVFILSLLVAIAALGAALVAQFVFDLKPCILCLYSRIPYALLIPLSLVALLYPEKNHRLFLILIMVLFFASFCIAFFHIGVEQHWWQLSGGCPVEALDTTKTSEQMLAELLATPLAPCDKVAWRLFGISIVIWNAALALAMHDYVLIAFVLHARKARARL; this is encoded by the coding sequence ATGAACTTCGTAGCCCTGTTTCATCCCCGATGTGTATTCATCCTATCCCTGCTGGTGGCCATTGCCGCGCTGGGCGCTGCGCTTGTGGCGCAATTTGTTTTTGATTTGAAGCCGTGCATTTTGTGCCTCTATTCACGCATCCCTTATGCGTTACTTATTCCGCTATCGCTTGTTGCATTGCTGTACCCCGAAAAAAACCACCGCTTGTTTTTAATCCTGATCATGGTGTTGTTCTTCGCAAGCTTTTGCATCGCGTTTTTCCATATTGGCGTCGAGCAGCATTGGTGGCAATTATCCGGCGGTTGTCCTGTAGAAGCGTTAGACACTACTAAAACATCGGAGCAGATGCTGGCGGAATTATTGGCTACGCCGCTTGCGCCGTGCGATAAGGTGGCGTGGCGCTTATTCGGTATTTCCATCGTGATATGGAATGCGGCGCTGGCGCTTGCGATGCATGATTATGTCTTGATTGCATTCGTGCTGCACGCGAGGAAAGCTAGGGCAAGGTTATGA
- the ccmE gene encoding cytochrome c maturation protein CcmE → MSRSWQAKHTRLALILSITAGIGLAVALTLMGLSQNVTYFYAPADVLAAQETLLKEQKHIRIGGLVEQGSIKHAQDQNATITFVVTDLKETLRVRYTGITPDLFRDGQGVVAEGKLTAPGEFTATTLLAKHDEKYMPPEVAKALEKNKEKP, encoded by the coding sequence ATGAGTAGAAGCTGGCAAGCAAAACATACACGGCTTGCGCTTATCCTGAGCATCACGGCAGGGATCGGATTAGCCGTTGCGTTGACGCTGATGGGCCTGTCGCAAAACGTAACCTATTTTTATGCGCCGGCGGATGTGCTCGCCGCGCAAGAAACATTATTGAAGGAACAAAAACATATCCGTATTGGCGGGCTGGTGGAACAGGGCAGTATCAAACATGCGCAAGACCAGAATGCCACCATTACGTTTGTGGTGACCGATTTGAAAGAAACCTTGCGGGTGCGTTATACCGGTATTACGCCGGATTTATTCCGCGACGGGCAGGGCGTTGTAGCCGAAGGTAAGTTGACCGCGCCGGGCGAATTCACCGCAACCACGTTGCTGGCCAAGCATGATGAAAAATACATGCCGCCCGAAGTTGCCAAAGCGCTTGAAAAGAATAAGGAAAAGCCATGA
- a CDS encoding nuclear transport factor 2 family protein yields MALTKKKPAAKPVAKKPAPKLVGKAKPVAKLVAKPQMKPVVAKPVAKSPIKPEQKPVAKNTVQAGGRTIVKPVLPVNKEKENALREAAKIAESLSTKVDKPITSVERKKDLAPIDPKEAAKAIKQIKASFFSSLGGGSTSAPTTVTSSANSPFPPRIQALVDKQEIVDLMYSYARGIDRSEENLLRSVFHPDASVDFGPGIFQGSVSEYIQWALDVRGHMKATHHMVANVRVDLRGDVALCESYFMNWHRLDKSTGKEDFFVGGRYLDKLERRPGGASGVWKIAHRKQVKDWTRTTPVAELFYHLNPDALWAHHSRNDLSYGIENFPTGNNAKAPAFLGKRYDAKSMKL; encoded by the coding sequence ATGGCCCTCACGAAAAAGAAACCAGCAGCAAAGCCTGTTGCTAAAAAACCTGCTCCAAAACTTGTTGGTAAGGCAAAGCCTGTCGCCAAATTGGTAGCCAAGCCACAAATGAAACCTGTGGTTGCAAAGCCCGTTGCTAAATCTCCTATCAAGCCAGAGCAAAAGCCGGTGGCAAAGAACACTGTGCAAGCCGGTGGCCGCACCATTGTGAAACCTGTTTTGCCGGTGAACAAAGAAAAAGAAAACGCGCTGCGTGAAGCTGCCAAGATCGCCGAAAGCCTATCGACCAAGGTTGATAAGCCAATTACCTCGGTTGAACGCAAAAAGGATTTAGCGCCGATTGACCCCAAGGAAGCTGCAAAAGCCATCAAGCAAATCAAAGCATCATTCTTTTCATCATTGGGTGGGGGTTCAACTTCCGCGCCAACGACAGTGACCAGCTCCGCCAATTCTCCATTCCCGCCACGTATTCAGGCATTGGTGGATAAGCAGGAAATTGTTGACCTTATGTATTCCTATGCACGTGGCATTGACCGCTCGGAAGAAAATCTGTTGCGCTCGGTATTTCACCCTGATGCGTCGGTTGATTTTGGCCCCGGTATTTTTCAGGGCAGCGTTTCCGAATATATTCAATGGGCGCTTGATGTACGCGGCCATATGAAGGCAACCCATCACATGGTGGCCAATGTGCGCGTGGATTTGCGCGGCGATGTGGCCTTGTGCGAAAGCTATTTCATGAACTGGCACCGCCTTGATAAATCAACCGGAAAGGAAGATTTCTTTGTGGGTGGCCGTTATCTGGATAAACTGGAACGTCGCCCCGGCGGCGCATCGGGCGTTTGGAAGATTGCCCACCGCAAACAGGTTAAGGATTGGACACGTACCACCCCGGTTGCAGAATTGTTCTATCACCTCAACCCCGATGCGTTATGGGCACATCACAGCCGCAACGATTTGTCCTACGGCATTGAAAACTTCCCGACCGGAAACAATGCCAAGGCGCCAGCGTTTTTAGGTAAGCGCTATGATGCGAAAAGCATGAAGTTATAA
- a CDS encoding demethoxyubiquinone hydroxylase family protein: MKRKTSLERMLRVNQAGEYGAKRIYAGQLAVLKRRGASKETLDQIAHMAAQEQTHLDTFNTMVAANQVRPTALQPLWHVAGFALGAVTALMGEKAAMACTVAVEEVIDGHYAQQSEALNDNPELKKVVDQFRDEENEHRMTALEAGAEQAVGYPVLRKVIQAGSKAAIWLAERV; the protein is encoded by the coding sequence ATGAAGCGTAAGACGTCCCTTGAACGTATGCTGCGCGTGAACCAAGCCGGTGAATATGGCGCAAAACGCATTTATGCGGGCCAGCTTGCGGTGCTGAAGCGCCGCGGTGCATCCAAAGAGACATTGGACCAAATTGCGCATATGGCGGCGCAGGAACAAACGCATCTCGATACATTCAACACCATGGTCGCTGCGAACCAAGTGCGCCCAACTGCATTGCAACCGCTGTGGCATGTCGCCGGTTTTGCGCTTGGCGCCGTTACGGCATTGATGGGCGAAAAAGCCGCGATGGCATGCACGGTTGCGGTTGAAGAAGTGATTGATGGTCATTACGCGCAGCAAAGCGAAGCGCTGAACGATAATCCCGAATTAAAAAAAGTAGTTGATCAATTCCGCGATGAAGAAAACGAACACCGCATGACAGCGTTGGAAGCCGGCGCGGAGCAAGCGGTGGGTTACCCCGTATTACGCAAAGTGATACAAGCAGGTTCGAAAGCTGCGATTTGGCTCGCCGAGCGCGTTTAA
- a CDS encoding HNH endonuclease, translating into MLPSLDTCPALVLNADFRPLSYYPLSLWSWQDAIKAVFSDRVNIVATYDRVAHSPSLDIKIPSVIALKDYVQVNRHPAFTRFNVFLRDQFMCQYCGMKKNTSELTFDHLTPRAHGGRTVWSNVTTACSACNLRKGAKLPHECGMHPRTYPYQPTSFELQERGRAFPPNFLHQSWRDFLYWDSELESV; encoded by the coding sequence GTGCTACCCTCGCTTGATACGTGTCCTGCCCTCGTGCTCAATGCCGATTTCCGGCCGCTCAGCTATTACCCGTTATCGCTTTGGTCATGGCAAGATGCCATTAAAGCCGTTTTCTCAGACCGTGTGAATATCGTTGCAACCTATGACCGCGTTGCACATTCACCCTCCCTCGACATTAAAATTCCCAGCGTCATCGCGCTCAAAGATTACGTGCAGGTGAACAGGCATCCGGCCTTTACGCGCTTCAATGTGTTCTTGCGTGACCAGTTCATGTGCCAGTATTGCGGTATGAAGAAAAATACATCCGAACTTACCTTTGACCATTTGACGCCGCGCGCCCATGGTGGGCGCACCGTGTGGTCAAACGTCACCACCGCATGTTCGGCATGTAATTTACGCAAAGGCGCAAAGCTGCCGCATGAATGCGGAATGCACCCCAGAACCTATCCCTATCAACCGACATCGTTCGAATTACAAGAACGGGGCAGAGCCTTCCCGCCGAACTTCCTGCATCAATCCTGGCGCGATTTCCTCTACTGGGATTCCGAACTGGAATCGGTTTAA